In one Nicotiana sylvestris chromosome 8, ASM39365v2, whole genome shotgun sequence genomic region, the following are encoded:
- the LOC138868115 gene encoding F-box/kelch-repeat protein At3g23880-like, whose product MLFNPCTGNFNVFPDSMLKDNSGGCYVRYGFGYDSCNEDYKVVKIFSFPQAEGRYENMVKVYSLKAKSWSTVEGFNSGNINGKLGVFVNGALHWEACYNYCSSDSWEIVTLDLAAGQYGKIALPRYEDEGIYWTLDVSRGYLLACCNYEPKKADMWVMKEYGVEKSWTKLVTMSLPVDRRDYILPLFVTENGDEVLLQLGAELMQYSSRNASFKRLDFMSGDFRQVQMASYFESLASPHI is encoded by the coding sequence ATGTTATTCAACCCATGTACTGGAAATTTTAATGTATTTCCTGATTCAATGCTGAAAGATAATAGTGGTGGTTGTTATGTTAGATATGGATTTGGTTATGATTCATGTAATGAAGATTATAAGGTTGTGAAAATCTTTAGTTTTCCTCAGGCTGAGGGTAGATATGAGAACATGGTTAAGGTTTATAGCTTAAAGGCTAAATCTTGGTCAACTGTTGAGGGTTTTAATAGTGGTAATATTAATGGAAAGTTGGGTGTGTTTGTAAATGGGGCTCTTCATTGGGAAGCATGTTATAATTATTGTTCGAGTGATTCTTGGGAGATTGTTACTTTGGATTTGGCTGCAGGGCAATATGGTAAAATAGCTCTGCCGAGATACGAAGATGAAGGTATTTATTGGACATTAGATGTTTCAAGAGGGTATTTACTTGCTTGTTGCAACTATGAACCAAAAAAGGCAGATATGTGGGTAATGAAGGAGTATGGTGTCGAGAAATCTTGGACTAAATTGGTTACCATGTCATTGCCGGTTGATCGTAGGGATTATATCTTACCATTGTTTGTGACAGAGAATGGCGATGAAGTTTTGTTGCAGCTTGGCGCAGAGCTAATGCAGTACAGTTCAAGGAATGCATCATTCAAACGACTCGATTTTATGTCAGGTGATTTTCGTCAAGTTCAAATGGCTTCCTACTTTGAGAGTCTTGCTTCACCTCATATTTAG
- the LOC138874682 gene encoding F-box/kelch-repeat protein At3g23880-like has protein sequence MEEISTVLAKQLPQEIIFEILLRLPIKSFLKFRSVSKSWLSLISSPLFNKTHVSFTLNNPKMTDFRLAVIASVSKLGRICNIYNMGFEKDSFFTVVKHSNPAKSLSLSAKILGSCNGLICLTSDRFTLMLFNPCTGNFNVFPDSMLKDNSGGCYVRYGFGYDSCNEDYKVVKIFSFPRAEGRYENMVKVYSLKAKSWSTVEGFNSGNINGKLGVFVNGALHWEACYNYCSSDSWEIVTLDLAAGQYGKIALPRYEDEGIYWTLGVSRGYLVACCNYEPKKADMWVMKEYGVEKSWTKLVTMSLPVDRRDYILPLFVTENGDEVLLQLGAELMQYSSRNASFKRLDFMSGDFRQVQMASYFESLASPHI, from the coding sequence ATGGAGGAAATATCAACAGTTTTGGCCAAACAATTACCACAAGAAATCATCTTTGAAATTCTCTTGAGGTTACCTATCAAATCTTTCTTGAAATTCAGGTCTGTTTCAAAATCATGGCTTTCTTTAATCTCATCTCCTTTATTCAACAAAACCCATGTCAGTTTTACCTTAAACAACCCCAAAatgactgattttagacttgctGTAATAGCCTCAGTTTCTAAATTGGGCAGAATCTGCAATATTTACAACATGGGGTTTGAAAAAGATTCATTTTTTACTGTGGTTAAACATAGTAATCCTGCTAAATCTTTATCTCTCTCTGCTAAGATTTTGGGTTCTTGCAATGGGTTAATTTGTTTAACTAGTGATAGATTTACACTAATGTTATTCAACCCATGTACTGGAAATTTTAATGTATTTCCTGATTCAATGCTGAAAGATAATAGTGGTGGTTGTTATGTTAGATATGGATTTGGTTATGATTCATGTAATGAAGATTATAAGGTTGTGAAAATCTTCAGTTTTCCTCGGGCTGAGGGTAGATATGAGAACATGGTTAAGGTTTATAGCTTAAAGGCTAAATCTTGGTCAACTGTTGAGGGTTTTAATAGTGGTAATATTAATGGAAAGTTGGGTGTGTTTGTAAATGGGGCTCTTCATTGGGAAGCATGTTATAATTATTGTTCGAGTGATTCTTGGGAGATTGTTACTTTGGATTTGGCTGCAGGGCAATATGGTAAAATAGCTCTGCCGAGATACGAAGATGAAGGTATTTATTGGACATTAGGTGTTTCAAGAGGGTATTTAGTTGCTTGTTGCAACTATGAACCAAAAAAGGCAGATATGTGGGTAATGAAGGAGTATGGTGTCGAGAAATCTTGGACTAAATTGGTTACCATGTCATTGCCGGTTGATCGTAGGGATTATATCTTACCATTGTTTGTGACAGAGAATGGCGATGAAGTTTTGTTGCAGCTTGGCGCAGAGCTAATGCAGTACAGTTCAAGGAATGCATCATTCAAACGACTCGATTTCATGTCAGGTGATTTTCGTCAAGTTCAAATGGCTTCCTACTTTGAGAGTCTTGCTTCACCTCATATTTAG